In Arsenicicoccus dermatophilus, a genomic segment contains:
- a CDS encoding SRPBCC family protein: protein MSITASCESSATTAQLWAKVGDFAQWGTVLPTVMAVRPVDKAQGVGAHLQVIRYGKAPDVHEITAWQDGASFTWRRGGRLATTTTYRVEAVGPGSRLEITRSWSGDGAALVALASAGSARADLEAQAFAFVAAATGA, encoded by the coding sequence GTGAGCATCACGGCGTCCTGCGAGTCCTCCGCCACCACCGCGCAGCTCTGGGCCAAGGTCGGCGACTTCGCCCAGTGGGGCACGGTCCTGCCCACGGTCATGGCGGTGCGCCCCGTCGACAAGGCCCAGGGGGTCGGGGCGCACCTGCAGGTCATCCGCTACGGCAAGGCCCCCGACGTGCACGAGATCACCGCGTGGCAGGACGGTGCGTCCTTCACCTGGCGCCGCGGCGGCCGGCTGGCGACGACCACGACCTACCGGGTCGAGGCGGTGGGCCCGGGGTCGCGCCTGGAGATCACGAGGTCCTGGAGCGGGGACGGCGCGGCCCTGGTTGCCCTCGCGTCGGCGGGGTCGGCGAGGGCCGACCTCGAGGCTCAGGCCTTCGCCTTCGTCGCGGCCGCCACGGGGGCGTGA
- the thpR gene encoding RNA 2',3'-cyclic phosphodiesterase: protein MSRGSRMFVAVIPPPEVLAEVETFLEPRLDADPDLRWARPEQWHLTLAFLPSVGPGSLQRLEERLDEVALTTEPFDLTLRAGGAFPGTADARVLWLGVDDPLAGLAPLARRVRNAANAAGTQVEGGPFQAHLTLARLGRAKDVRRWLEVLDTFTSATWTVTEVQLVESHLGQGPGGRPRHVERGSFPLW from the coding sequence ATGTCGCGTGGGAGCCGGATGTTCGTGGCCGTCATACCGCCGCCGGAGGTGCTGGCCGAGGTCGAGACCTTCCTCGAGCCCCGGCTGGACGCCGACCCGGACCTGCGCTGGGCGCGGCCCGAGCAGTGGCACCTGACGCTGGCCTTCCTGCCGTCGGTGGGCCCGGGGTCGCTCCAGCGCCTGGAGGAGCGGCTCGACGAGGTCGCCCTGACCACCGAGCCCTTCGACCTGACGCTGCGGGCGGGCGGGGCCTTCCCCGGGACCGCGGACGCCCGGGTGCTGTGGCTGGGCGTCGACGACCCGCTGGCCGGGCTGGCCCCCCTGGCCCGGCGCGTGCGGAATGCCGCCAACGCCGCCGGCACGCAGGTCGAGGGCGGCCCCTTCCAGGCGCACCTGACCCTGGCTCGGCTGGGCCGGGCCAAGGACGTGCGCCGGTGGCTGGAGGTCCTGGACACCTTCACCTCGGCGACGTGGACCGTGACCGAGGTGCAGCTCGTGGAGTCGCACCTGGGGCAGGGACCGGGCGGGCGACCGCGGCATGTCGAGCGCGGGAGCTTCCCGCTGTGGT